GCGGTCGGGTTAAGCATAAAGAACTATTTGTCTGTTGTCTGATCATTCTGTTATTCTTTTTATACCAATTAAGGTATAATAGGATTAGTTCAATAGATTCAATTAGAAAAGGCAAAATCTGTGAAATCAGATGACGCAAAGCCACGGACCTAACGGTTTTCCCACGGTCGCCGGGCTACCAAAGATTGAGGAAGTCATTCTTTGGAATGGCTTTTTTTATTGTTTGTTCAGACATATCAGATTCTTGAAAGGAGGGAACCAAGGATGAAAATCAATTTGAGTGTCAAAAGGTTCATTTTAGGACTTATTCTGTTTATCCTGTTCTATTATTTGTGGATCCTGGTTTTCTCTGATCATACTGTTATGTACCTTGCAGGGATCAGTTTGTTAAATACGATTGCTCTTATTTTTGGTTTGTTTTGGCTTTTTTTTTCGTATCGACAGGCTGAGGGGCCAAAACGTTATGTCTGGTTCCTTTTGATCATGAGTTTTATCAGTATTATGATCAGCAGCATTTATTTTTTCTATGCAGTTCTGACGCTGGACGGTGCGTTGCCATTTCCGAACGCGGGCGATTTTTTAACTTTTGTAAGGTATATTCTTGTGATGACTGCTGTTGTCATGATTATTCGGATATCAGGAAAACGTGCCGAAGTAAACCGGTTTCTTTTTAACATTCTGCTCTTTACTGCGGTTGTCCTGACACTCAGTTGGCCAATATACTTTGAACCGCTTTTCAACATGCACAGGGATGATACAGAAGCTCTTGTTACGGCTGTTATGTATCCGACAGTGATCATGATGACACTGTTTGTTTCATTAAGTCTGCTTTATTTCACACAATACAGTGCCAATAAACTGATGATGACACTCCTCACTGCCGGTCTATTATTTCAGATTACCGGAGATATCGCAGTTGCCTCTTCACTGATGTACAATTGGGCAGATCAGCCTGTTTGGTATCACCATCTCTTGGTTCCATCTTATGCTTTAGCATGGCTTTTGATTGGATACGCGGGACTATACGGTGAGACAACCAAGTTTGACAGGCTTTTTTCTGAACGGCAGTTGACGTATAAAAACGGGAATATGGTTGCTTATGGAAGTGTCACACTTCTAATCGCACTTTATTTTATCAGTCCTTCTGAAGTGATTCGAAATGGGCTGGTTTTCATCCTGCTTCTTATCGTTATCAGACAATATTTTGTTCTTCGAGAGAACAGAAGACTGAATGATGAGCTTGAAAGCCTTGTTGAACAGAAAACAGGAGATCTGCAGAAAGCGTTAAACAAAATGGAACATGTGGCAAAGTATGATCACCTGACCGGACTGCCAAATCGAAGAATGATTGTAAATGAGCTGGAGATGCTGATTGATGCGTCAGAAAAAAAGAATGAGACATTTGCACTGCTCTTTATTGATATGGACCGCTTTAAAACAGTTAACGATACCCTCGGTCATAAAGCAGGGGATGAACTTCTTAAGCAGGTTGCAGAAAAATTGAAGCAAAGTGTTCGAGATGCCGATAAAATCGGGAGGTATGGTGGAGATGAGTTCATTATCCTTTTGAAGGATGTAGATGAAAAAGAAATCCGGCAGGTCGCGACTCGTATTAAACATACATTTATACATGCATTTAATCTCGAAGGAAAAGCCTTCTATACATCCCCGAGCATCGGGGTCAGTATGTATCCTGAAGACGGTACATCTGCGATTGATTTAATCAAGTATGCGGATATTGCCATGTACGATGCCAAATCCAGTGGAGGCGTCCATTATCGCATGTATCAAACGATGTCTGCGGATGTTCACAGAAAACTGCTTCTTGAAGATGAGATCAGGTCTGTCGTTCCCGAAAATGATCTGTACGTGATGTATCAGCCTGTGCATAAAATCGACACAGGAGAATTAACCGGTTTTGAAGCGCTGATGCGCTGGCGTCATCCCGAAATGGGTGAGATAATGCCTGGTGAATTTATAGGTGTTGCCGATGAAACTGGTATGATTGTCCCTATGGGTCGTTGGATTATGGAAGAGGCGTCAAAGCAACTGCAATTTTGGAACAGAAAAGGGATTCGTCATATTTCGATTTCAATTAACCTTTCGAGCAGACAACTTTATGATCCGGATTTTCTTTCCATGTTAAGAGAAGTACTCGCAACAAAAGAGATTGAAGCTGGTCAGCTTGAACTCGAACTGACGGAGCGAGGTATTTATAATGAAGACCAATTAAAAGAGATTTTGCTCGAGGTAAAGAAACTGGGAATCAGTGTGGTACTAGATGACTTTGGCACGGAACGCTCATCCATGACTATGCTGAATCGCTTTCCTTTTGACCGGATTAAAGTTGATCAATCTGTTTTTCAGGCTACAGAGACAAATGAGGATGCTCAATCTCTTTTATTATCGATTCTTGATGCAGCAAAGCACTTTGGTCTCGAGGTTGTGGCTGAAGGAATTGAGCATATTTATCATATGAAACTCGCCAGGGAACTGGGTTTTGATACGGGTCAGGGGTACTATTACAATAAGCCGTTACTTGCGGAAAAAGCGGAGCAACTGCTGTTTCAATCAATAAAAACAAATGAGTGACAAACAGCCTTCATGTAGACTGGGAGGCTGTTTTGTGTTGGATCGGAAGATAAATATGGGGCGCTCTTTTTTGCGTCTTGATCTGTGTTTATAAAATCTGAAAAATAATCAATTTGTCGTATTTTGTTGAATAATGTCATCGATTTGTACTAATTTCATCAGCGGGATTCATGAATAGGATGAGATAATTGTGTTATTCATATGAAATCAGGTGATGCAATATGGTATCTCATTCAATGTTTAACAATCCTGAACTGCAGGAGAGTTTCCGTCATCAATTGCTTCGAGCCCTGTCATCCGGAAAAGGCATTCAGGCAATTCTCTATGAATTTTATCAGGTATTTTCGATTCGAGCCGTAATCACGGATGACATCTTTTACCCGCAAGCGATTAAAAGCGGGCAGGAAAGCGACCGTTATATTGAGTTGATAGACGTGATTGACGGAGAACCGGCCATCATCCTCGACAGACGATTACAGTATCAGTGGCAGGCGGTCCGATTTGATTTAAAGTCGAATGATGAGATATGCGGCTATTTATTCGTTGATGAAATTGGAATGACAAATTTTATCTATGAACAGATTAAAAGCATCACAGGAGATTTATCCTTTGCGGTCCTGGCTGAATTGAAGAAAAACAAAGAATTGTTACATCAGGGCAGAAGGTGGAAGTATGCATTTTTGTTTGATCTTCTTTATGGAAATATAAAAGATGAACAGACACTCAACGCACATGCCAAGACGTGGGAATGGGATCTTTCCGTTCCGCATATGGTGTTATCGTTTCAACTTCAGAATTACGATCAATTGCTTGGTGATGAGGTTTTACTCGAAAAAATACAGCGAACATGGGAACTCTTTTTGATGAGGCATTTGATTAATCCTATGATTCTTCAAAAGAGAGATGAATTGATTG
This genomic window from [Bacillus] selenitireducens MLS10 contains:
- a CDS encoding putative bifunctional diguanylate cyclase/phosphodiesterase, yielding MKINLSVKRFILGLILFILFYYLWILVFSDHTVMYLAGISLLNTIALIFGLFWLFFSYRQAEGPKRYVWFLLIMSFISIMISSIYFFYAVLTLDGALPFPNAGDFLTFVRYILVMTAVVMIIRISGKRAEVNRFLFNILLFTAVVLTLSWPIYFEPLFNMHRDDTEALVTAVMYPTVIMMTLFVSLSLLYFTQYSANKLMMTLLTAGLLFQITGDIAVASSLMYNWADQPVWYHHLLVPSYALAWLLIGYAGLYGETTKFDRLFSERQLTYKNGNMVAYGSVTLLIALYFISPSEVIRNGLVFILLLIVIRQYFVLRENRRLNDELESLVEQKTGDLQKALNKMEHVAKYDHLTGLPNRRMIVNELEMLIDASEKKNETFALLFIDMDRFKTVNDTLGHKAGDELLKQVAEKLKQSVRDADKIGRYGGDEFIILLKDVDEKEIRQVATRIKHTFIHAFNLEGKAFYTSPSIGVSMYPEDGTSAIDLIKYADIAMYDAKSSGGVHYRMYQTMSADVHRKLLLEDEIRSVVPENDLYVMYQPVHKIDTGELTGFEALMRWRHPEMGEIMPGEFIGVADETGMIVPMGRWIMEEASKQLQFWNRKGIRHISISINLSSRQLYDPDFLSMLREVLATKEIEAGQLELELTERGIYNEDQLKEILLEVKKLGISVVLDDFGTERSSMTMLNRFPFDRIKVDQSVFQATETNEDAQSLLLSILDAAKHFGLEVVAEGIEHIYHMKLARELGFDTGQGYYYNKPLLAEKAEQLLFQSIKTNE
- a CDS encoding PucR family transcriptional regulator translates to MVSHSMFNNPELQESFRHQLLRALSSGKGIQAILYEFYQVFSIRAVITDDIFYPQAIKSGQESDRYIELIDVIDGEPAIILDRRLQYQWQAVRFDLKSNDEICGYLFVDEIGMTNFIYEQIKSITGDLSFAVLAELKKNKELLHQGRRWKYAFLFDLLYGNIKDEQTLNAHAKTWEWDLSVPHMVLSFQLQNYDQLLGDEVLLEKIQRTWELFLMRHLINPMILQKRDELIVCLPVDSNIKDLKNSIKVKERVNQLLTSAATILNQRDFYIGAGRAYHQGIELYRSYQEAKMARNIGIHETGEKLSFFHDIGLMKLLYSHDRSELHEFYKDTMGELLNHDDDTEAELKKALRTYIEQDLDISRTAHSLFVHKNTVRYRLKKIEDLLHVDLSDLSVIMDFAVAFHIETLHQVDRTKLRRW